Proteins co-encoded in one Prunus persica cultivar Lovell chromosome G6, Prunus_persica_NCBIv2, whole genome shotgun sequence genomic window:
- the LOC18775229 gene encoding putative pectinesterase/pectinesterase inhibitor 22, whose amino-acid sequence MTIKFISFLPPTEPKMGLPNFLSVLIILSAFSCFSYGVTSSKDPNPSIQSMVMQTCTEIEDQNSCLTNVQAELKTMAPDNQNSASILTAAIRHTLNEARAAIQKITKFSSLSISYREQLAIEDCKELLDFSVSELAWSLGEMNKIRGGDNNEHYEGNLKAWLSAALSNQDTCLEGFEGTDRRLEDFVRGSLKQVTQLIGNVLALYTQLHSLPFKPPRDHGTPVNKSSSSDDHLPAWISEGDQELLRSNPQSGMHADAIVAADGSGKYRTITEAVNAAPNYSSKRHIIYVKKGVYRENIDMKKKKTNIMFVGDGIGQTVVTARRNFMQGWTTFRTATVAVSGKGFIARDMTFRNTAGPENHQGVALRVDSDQSAFFRCSMEGYQDTLYAHSLRQFYRECSIYGTIDFIFGNGAAVLQNCRIYTRVPLPLQKVTITAQGRKNPHQSTGFAIQDSYVLATQPTYLGRPWKQYSRTVFMNTYMSGLVQPRGWLEWYGNFALGTLWYGEYKNYGPGALLPGRVKWPGYHIIKDAAAASFFTVGRFIDGRAWLPSTGVKFTAGLRN is encoded by the exons ATGaccataaaattcatttcctTTCTCCCTCCAACAGAACCAAAGATGGGCTTACCCAATTTTCTGTCTGTTCTCATTATTCTATCtgcattttcatgtttttcatATGGAGTTACTTCTTCCAAAGATCCAAACCCCTCCATTCAATCCATGGTTATGCAAACTTGCACTGAAATTGAAGACCAAAATTCATGCCTCACAAATGTGCAAGCTGAGCTCAAAACTATGGCCCCTGACAATCAAAATTCTGCTTCAATCCTAACTGCTGCGATTAGGCACACACTTAATGAAGCAAGAGCTGCAATCCAAAAGATCACAAAGTTCAGTTCTTTATCCATCAGTTACAGAGAACAGCTAGCAATTGAGGATTGCAAAGAGCTCCTAGATTTCTCTGTCTCTGAGTTGGCTTGGTCTTTGGGTGAGATGAACAAAATCCGAGGTGGTGACAACAATGAACACTATGAGGGAAACTTGAAAGCTTGGCTAAGTGCTGCCCTTAGTAACCAAGATACCTGCCTTGAAGGTTTTGAGGGAACTGATAGACGTCTCGAAGATTTTGTCAGGGGAAGTTTGAAGCAAGTCACACAGCTCATTGGTAATGTCTTGGCCTTGTACACTCAATTACATAGCTTACCCTTTAAGCCTCCTAGAGATCACGGCACCCCGGTGAATAAAAGTTCATCATCAGACGATCATTTGCCGGCATGGATCAGTGAGGGTGATCAAGAGCTGCTTAGATCCAATCCACAATCGGGTATGCATGCAGATGCTATTGTGGCGGCAGATGGGAGTGGCAAGTACCGTACAATCACAGAAGCTGTTAATGCAGCTCCAAACTACAGCAGCAAGAGGCACATAATATATGTGAAGAAGGGAGTTTATAGAGAAAACATTgacatgaagaagaagaaaaccaatATTATGTTTGTAGGGGATGGGATTGGACAAACTGTGGTAACGGCTAGACGGAATTTCATGCAAGGATGGACTACATTTAGAACTGCAACTGTTG CCGTGTCTGGCAAGGGATTTATAGCAAGAGACATGACATTTAGAAACACGGCCGGGCCGGAAAACCATCAAGGCGTGGCGCTTAGGGTCGACTCCGACCAATCGGCCTTCTTCCGGTGCAGCATGGAGGGTTACCAAGACACCCTCTATGCTCACTCCCTCCGTCAATTTTACCGTGAATGTAGCATCTATGGCACCATAGACTTCATATTTGGCAACGGTGCAGCTGTGCTACAAAATTGCAGAATCTACACGAGAGTCCCCCTACCATTACAAAAGGTCACAATCACAGCCCAAGGCAGAAAAAACCCACATCAAAGCACTGGATTTGCAATCCAAGACAGCTATGTTCTTGCCACTCAGCCAACATATTTGGGCAGGCCATGGAAGCAATATTCCAGGACTGTTTTTATGAACACTTACATGAGTGGGCTTGTGCAGCCCAGAGGGTGGCTTGAGTGGTATGGCAACTTTGCTTTGGGCACCTTGTGGTATGGTGAGTATAAGAATTATGGGCCGGGTGCTTTGCTACCCGGGAGGGTCAAATGGCCCGGTTACCATATTATCAAGGATGCTGCAGCGGCTAGCTTCTTCACTGTTGGGAGGTTCATTGATGGAAGGGCTTGGTTGCCATCAACAGGTGTCAAGTTTACAGCGGGTTTGAGAAATTAA
- the LOC18774279 gene encoding putative pectinesterase/pectinesterase inhibitor 28, whose protein sequence is MAYLEDAEVTSKRRIAIIAVSGFFLVSMVVALTVGAGIDKGFHLNPFSDKRGSSTDKSASTKAIKAICQPTDYKQECLSSLTSAAGNTTDPIQLIKIGFQAAMKQIYEATKKSNLLQKLEKDHRTSMALDTCKELMELAVDELNQSFNRLGDTENFYKYKTFIMDLKVWLSASITYQESCLDAFENTTSSNDAGEEMKTLLKTSMRLSSNGLAMVAQIFSALTDLNNPDPSHRRRLLSFDGLPILGHGDLELPEWYEAGVRKLLTISTAPAPKAHKPDAVVSKDGSGSYKTICEALEHVPKYGNETFVIYIKEGVYNESVRVNRSMTNVMMIGDGANKTRITGNHNFVDGTPTYRTAAVAIHGDHFMAMDIGFENSAGPEKHQAVALRVSADEAIFYKCSMDGYQDTLYTHTHRQFYRDCTISGTIDFVFGDAAAIFQNCTFVVHKPLPDQSCIVTAQGRKEGRQPSAIVIQNSTITADPDYFLVKNVNKAYLGRPWKEYSRTIIMESYIDDVIQPEGWLPWAGQWGLRTCFYTEFRNTGPAANKARRVTWQGIKQITRRHAAQFTPGKFFRGDEWIKLSGVPYVPGLTTNRRSKNATTTRSVLRGF, encoded by the exons ATGGCGTATTTGGAAGATGCAGAAGTGACATCCAAAAGAAGAATTGCTATTATTGCggtttctgggtttttctTGGTATCAATGGTGGTGGCATTGACTGTTGGTGCTGGCATAGACAAGGGTTTCCACCTAAACCCATTCTCTGACAAGAGAGGCAGTTCCACTGACAAGTCTGCTTCAACAAAAGCCATCAAGGCCATTTGCCAGCCCACTGATTACAAGCAAGAATGTCTCAGTAGCCTCACCTCTGCAGCTGGAAACACCACCGACCCGATACAGCTGATCAAGATTGGCTTCCAGGCTGCAATGAAGCAAATCTATGAGGCTAccaaaaaatccaatctcttgcaGAAGCTTGAGAAGGACCACAGAACCTCCATGGCCCTTGACACCTGCAAAGAGCTCATGGAATTGGCTGTTGATGAGCTCAATCAATCTTTTAACAGACTAGGGGACACTGAGAACTTCTACAAATATAAAACATTCATCATGGATTTGAAGGTTTGGCTGAGTGCCAGCATCACATACCAAGAGAGCTGCTTGGATGCCTTTGAGAACACTACTAGCTCTAATGATGCAGGGGAGGAGATGAAGACTCTATTGAAGACCTCTATGCGTTTGAGCAGCAATGGCCTTGCCATGGTCGCCCAAATATTTTCAGCCCTCACTGACTTAAACAATCCTGACCCAAGCCACCGCCGCCGCCTCCTTTCGTTTGATGGCCTCCCAATTCTTGGTCACGGGGATCTGGAACTCCCCGAGTGGTATGAAGCTGGAGTCAGAAAACTCCTCACAATCAGCACTGCTCCAGCTCCCAAGGCTCATAAGCCCGACGCTGTTGTTTCCAAGGATGGAAGTGGGAGCTACAAGACCATATGTGAGGCACTAGAACATGTGCCCAAATATGGTAATGAGACCTTTGTCATCTACATCAAGGAAGGAGTCTACAATGAATCTGTCCGGGTTAACAGGAGCATGACCAATGTGATGATGATCGGAGATGGCGCTAATAAGACCAGGATCACTGGAAACCATAATTTTGTTGATGGCACGCCCACCTACCGTACTGCCGCTGTTG CTATCCACGGAGACCACTTCATGGCAATGGATATTGGTTTTGAGAACTCTGCTGGTCCAGAGAAACATCAGGCTGTTGCATTGAGGGTGAGTGCTGATGAGGCCATCTTCTACAAGTGCTCAATGGATGGGTACCAAGACACACTTTACACGCATACTCACCGCCAATTCTACCGCGACTGCACCATCTCCGGCACCATAGACTTTGTCTTTGGTGATGCTGCAGCAATCTTCCAAAACTGCACTTTCGTGGTCCACAAGCCATTGCCAGACCAGTCTTGCATTGTGACAGCTCAAGGCAGGAAAGAAGGGCGCCAGCCATCTGCAATTGTCATCCAGAACAGCACCATCACCGCTGATCCCGACTATTTCCTTGTCAAGAATGTGAACAAGGCATATCTTGGGCGTCCATGGAAGGAATATTCGAGGACCATCATCATGGAATCATACATTGATGATGTGATTCAACCAGAAGGTTGGTTGCCTTGGGCGGGTCAATGGGGGCTCAGGACATGCTTCTACACAGAATTTCGCAACACAGGCCCTGCCGCTAACAAGGCAAGGCGTGTGACGTGGCAGGGGATCAAGCAGATTACCAGGAGACATGCTGCACAATTCACACCTGGGAAGTTCTTTAGGGGTGATGAGTGGATTAAGCTCTCCGGAGTTCCTTACGTCCCCGGCCTTACCACTAATCGGCGGTCAAAAAACGCAACCACAACTAGATCGGTTTTGAGAGGCTTCTGA
- the LOC18774728 gene encoding 60S ribosomal protein L18-2, giving the protein MGIDLVAGGKSKKTKRTAPKSDDIYLKLLVKLYRFLVRRTGSKFNAVILKRLFMSKVNKAPLSLSRLIRYMQGKDNKIAVVVGTVTDDIRVYEVPQLKVTALRFTETARARIEKAGGECLTFDQLALRAPLGQNVVLLRGPKNAREAVKHFGPAPGVPHSHTKPYVRSKGRKFEKARGKRNSKGFRV; this is encoded by the exons GGTATCGATCTTGTTGCAGGAGGTAAGAGCAAGAAGACCAAGCGCACTGCGCCCAAGTCCGATGATATTTATCTCAAGCTTCTCGTCAAG CTCTACCGCTTTCTTGTCCGGAGAACTGGAAGCAAGTTCAATGCGGTCATTCTCAAACGTCTCTTCATGAGCAAAGTCAACAAGGCACCACTTTCTCTCTCAAGGTTGATTCGTTATATGCAAGGAAAGGACAACAAGATTGCTGTGGTTGTGGGGACTGTGACAGATGATATTCGCGTTTATGAAGTTCCTCAATTGAAGGTTACAGCACTCAGATTTACTGAGACTGCAAGGGCCAGGATTGAGAAGGCAGGAGGAGAGTGCCTAACATTTGATCAGCTTGCATTGAGGGCACCATTGGGTCAGAATGTG GTTCTCCTCAGAGGACCAAAGAATGCACGTGAAGCAGTGAAACACTTTGGTCCAGCACCTGGTGTGCCACACAGTCACACCAAACCTTATGTCCGATCGAAGGGAAGGAAGTTTGAGAAGGCTagaggaaagagaaacagcaagggatttagggtttga